In Etheostoma spectabile isolate EspeVRDwgs_2016 unplaced genomic scaffold, UIUC_Espe_1.0 scaffold00008600, whole genome shotgun sequence, the DNA window aaaaaggcaaatacattaaatattgCAGAAAACGTAATTATACACAATATGTGGTTTTGCTCTCGTTTCATGTTGGGTGCTGGCTCATCCCAAATGCTTCCTGTCAGAGGTGGGCAATATATTGGTCCCGCttcacgttctgcgatgccgtgctacgtcctgctacgtcctgctacgtccttctACGTCcttctacgtcctgctacgtcctgctacgtccttctgcccacagtgccctgctataccatgaactactacaaagaactgctacaaactactatttttggtgactgttattgccactcttcattctaaccccaaccggtcgtcagacaccgcctaccaagagcctgggtctgggcctgggtctggacctgggtctgggtctgggtctgggtctgggcctgtcccaggtttctgcctaaaaggcagtttttcctctccactgtggccctgctgcttgctctggaggaaactactagacctgttgagAACTtataaattctggagtgtggtctagacctgctctatctgtaaagtgtctccagataactcttattatgaattgatactacaaataaaattgaatattgatATCGATACTGTATTGCCAGTGAAAATAAAGCGATACTATGCTATATggatttcccccccccatccctatTGCCTACTGATGTTGAACCTATTGCCTTCACATTTGTGGGAAGGTTTCCTGGACTTAAGACATTAATATCCCCACAGTGGCTGACAGATTGTTATCATTCAAACTGCATTTGCACATCAGGGAAAGCATCAGCATTTCACACATGTGTACTCGTATAACCGGTTTGATGATAAACATCTTGAATTTTGAACTGCACAAGAACAACACTTCATGTCACAATATAAAGGGGCTACATGCCTTAAATCATGTCATATAAAGCCTAATATAAAACATGCTGAAACCCTGACTGAGGTGGTGTTAACTTATAGATCCACAGCCGTGTTTGAACGGGGATTTCTCAGTTCAACTTTTTGTTTACTACAGTTGGTTAGCCAGTGGCTAACGAGATAAAGTGCCAtaaactgtcaaaaataaaCACTACAGAGATAAGTGATGGACGTTCAGAGGCCAGAGGCTAATTGAGCTCATATGCAATATCATATAGAGTGTGTATAACCGCTTGTGTTTCAGGTTAAAGCTGCCTAATAGTTTACAAGCTTCACTCTTCTTGTTTCAAAGCGACGTTAAATGCTCAGCAGTGTCGCAAAAGGCTAGCTGACGTTAGCCGTgtgagctaacgctagctccgATAATCTCTCTTAATAACGTTAATTCCGCCATAAACACAGCCCGCTGGTAACTTCACAGCACAATTACACCGACCTACCTGGCTTTCAGTTGTGTTTGTAAGTCCCGTGTGAATAATACACATTAGCTGGCGTTACCTTGTTGGCTGTGAAATGTGTCAGGAGCTACGTGCTAGCCGAGTAGAGCACGTAAGCTAACAGCTAACTCTATAGGAATACATGGGGAAGTTAGCGTGAGAGCTAACCAGGCTAAAAGCAACGTAAGAACACGTCTACGGGGACAGTTGTAAGCGGTTATAACACTATCTGCTGGGCCGAGGACGGCGGGTTGAATGCGGTTAAGCAGCGGGGAGACTGGCAGACAGGAGACCGGCGgcaggtgtgtttttgttcGGGTTTGGGCCTTCTGTGCCTCCGTCGGTTAGtccccaaaacaacaacaaaaaagccacGAAACAGGACGTCCGGGCTCAACGTCTCCGCTCCCCTCCGCGGCCTGTTTCCGTGGTGACTACCACGCGAGTGGTGGTTGAGTTTAAAGGACGTTTCGCTGAGAAAGTAAATCAAACGAATAAAAGAAGCAGCTTACCGCATCAATCTTTCTTCCCCGCTACAATCCAAGATGGCCGTCATCTCTTCACCAATCAGCGAGGATGCTGGGACGCCGCTCGCCTCTGACCTCTGAGCCTCCATCACTCTGCTCGGCTCCTCCACGCAATACTCTACAATACTCTACAGTACTCTATAATACTCCACAATGCTCTGTTATACTCTACAGTACTCTATAATACTCCACAATACTCTACAATACTCCACAATGCTCTGTTATACTCTACAGTACTCTATAATACTCCACAATGCTCTATAATACTCCACAATGCTCTATAATACTCTACAATACTCTATAATACTCTACAATACTCTACAATACTCTACAGTACTCTATAATACTCCACAATACTCTATAATACTCTACAATACTCTACAATACTCTACAGTACTCTATAATACTCCACAATGCTCTATAATACTCTATAATACTCTACAATACTCTACAATACTCTACAGTACTCTATGATACTCCACAATACTCTATAATACTCTACAATACTCTACAATACTCTACAGTACTCTATAATACTCCACAATGCTCTATAATACTCTACAATACTCTATAATACTCTACAATACTCTACAATACTCTACAGTACTCTATAATACTCCACAATGCTCTGTTATACTCTACAGTACTCTATAATACTCTACAATACTCTACAGTACTCTATATACTCCACAATGCTCTGTTATACTCTACAGTACTCTATAATACTCCACAATGCTCTATAATACTCTACAATACTCTATAATACTCCACAATGCTCTGTTATACTCTACAGTACTCTGTAATACTCCACAATGCTCTATAATACTCTACAATACTCTATAATACTCCACAATGCTCTGTTATACTCTACAGTACTCTATAATACTCTACAATACTCTATAATACTCTACAATACTCTATAATACTCCACAATGCTCTGTTATACTCTACAGTACTCTATAATACTCCACAATGCTCTGTTATACTCTACAGTACTCTATAATACTCTACAGTACTCTATAATACTCTACAATGCTCTATAATACTCCACAATGCTCTGTTATACTCTACAGTACTCTATAATACTCTACAGTACTCTATAATACTCTACAATACTCTACAATACTCTACAGTACTCTATAATACTCTACAATACTCTACAATACTCTACAGTACTCTATAATACTCCACAATGCTCTGTTATACTCTACAGTACTCTATAATACTCTACACTACTCTACAATACTCTACAATACTCTATAATACTCCACAATGCTCTGTTATACTCTACAGTACTCTATAATACTCTACAGTACTCTATAATACTCTACAATACTCTACAATACTCTACAGTACTCTATAATACTCCACAATGCTCTGTTATACTCTACAGTACTCTATAATACTCTACAGTACTCTATAATACTCTACAATACTCTATAATACTCTACAGTACTCTATAATACTCTACAATACTCTATAATAGTCTACAATACTCTATAATACTCCACAATGCTCTATAATACTCCACAATGCTCTATAATACTCCACAATACTCTATAATACTCTACAGTACTCCACAATACTCTATAATACTCTACAGTACTCTACTCTACAGTACTCTGCATATACCCTGCAACCTAAAAGTCTGCCTTTTTATTGAATatgttaaaaaactaaattttgacagaaatgtcagatAGAACATGATTATTTTAGGGAAGCAATATGTCTGGCTCTTGTTGTGATTCATATTATTAACGTGTGACCTAAGTGAAGCTGAGTTTGACCCCTTGGATAATACAGTAACTCTAAAATGGGAATATGAACCAAATACAGACAACgatgtgttttaaaataaacatttaaatgtggcTTAAAGGGACAGCAGCATTACACCCtgtttaattgattaattaattttattcaaCTCAGCATTCAGCTGCCTGCTACTCCTCAAActattgtttttaacaaaatCATGTGtgcaaatgtattaaaaaaaaaattaaaagcaaagttttttaatgtttttgccaAAAGGTTTACAAGGATACTACTCTCTCGTTGCCAGACCTCcatggtttattggcatttctttaaaccaatcacagtcgttgtgggcggggctaggcgccggacggagccacggtgccgctgctaaatggTCTCAGGAACATGAGTGGAACATGaagttcagaagtagttttagtcgtcaacagagactctgattggacagatagtctagctagcggtctggatttaccctgcagagacctgaggaccaggtaaccatagtcctcagattggacagatagtctagctagctgtctggatttaccctgcagagacctgaggaccaggtaaccatagtcctcagaaatcagccgcaggttggagcgccaacacagagacagaggacggggacggaggttagacatagagacagagacataatatatgtatatatactttattaatcacaCAAGggtaaattgcaatttacactctgttgttattacacacagctGGGGgctaagtgccttgctcaagaagAGGTGAAATAGCACTTCTCCGGCTACCAGTCcaccgtactttggtccgtgtgtggacttgaaccagcaaccttccggttcccaacccaagtCCCTACGGACAGAGCTATTGTCACGCAAAATCAGagttccctgaccgggaatcgaacccgggccgcggcggtgagagcgccgaatcctaacCACTAGACCACCAGGGAAGCACAACCTGTTGTCACTGACCATGAACATCGAAGATGGAGGATTTATTAAATCCGGGATTTCAAAAGCCCGACTGAATCTACTTATTATTAGTTTTCCTGCATGCGCATCTCCAGCCTGGGGAGCCATAAAGATCTCGACGCACTCTCCTGGAAAAGGAAGGTGCCACAACTCTGAAATACTACTAGATATACTCTGAATGAATTGGGTTTGTCCAGACCATTGACTGTGAATATTAATAGACAGAAGTTCTGCAAAGGAGGAAGTGCCTTAAAGCTGCTTTCTAGGcacacagtgtttgtgtgtgtgtttgtgtgtgtgtgtgtgtgtgtgtatgcgcgtgtgtgtgtgtgtgtatgtgtgtgtgtgtgtgtcctcaggacctggagctcaccgcacgtgtttcagtttgactgttaaaaagtgttgagataattaaaatgtatttaagtagAAGTGGGCTGGCTGCTGGTTATCTACCTATGGTggtgacaatggtgtaatgGTTCAGATGGACCCCTAAGACAAGACGGTGCTCACccgactggccaataggaacgtggccccgccccAACTGGCCAATCCAGAGACGAGAGCAAAGACTTAGGttttgagagatttttttttcaaactgatagcaaaaaatacatatgtcagagtttaaaaaagtggaACAACTGTTTTACCATATTACCATATTACCGTATTACCATATTACCGTATTACCATATTACCGTATTACCGTATTACCGTATTACCGTATTACCATATTACCGTATTGCcatattaacttacattgcagctgCCGACCAACGTCATAGActcataaacacaaaaacataatgaaatagGATCCAGGTTTAGACCGGGTCGGGGTGTCAGTCCGACATGTTACAGTTAgattaaacattaaatataaatgaaaaaaaaatacaaacaacaaaaatgtttgaggtatgtaaatatttttaaaaaatttgttAGTGTCAGTAATGTGTCCTAAATAGGTTTTCAAGCTACACACTTAATTGATTCTGTCTTTTATAATTGTAATGTAACTAATAAGCTACTGGATTTGAGTAGATTTTAAGatactgtacttgagtaaaataaatatatatatatatgctgtgATATACTTTTGATCGGTAGTGAACATGTATAATCATatacaacatatttttaaatctaataataaaaacaataattttgaTAAATGTTTTGTTCTGCTGTTGGACATCATGGTGAATCTCCATAGTTACTGATTTTATTTCTTCCACATTTATGtcattatttttacaaaatataGGTTATATACAGTTGGCATACACTAGAGagtgaaaaacacattaaactAACAATTATGAGATGTAGGGCTGTAGTAAAGTGCATGGAGTCCTTTCACATTTTCCTTCTTTGATAATttcatttttgatattttgaggTTGCTGTGATGTCTTATTTTGTAAACCACACAACTTGCGAGCGGAAGCCGTTGAGTCTCTACGGTCTCTTGCATACTCGTTTCTGATTGGACGATCACACCTACACTCTATCGCACCAATGAGCGTTCGGCTATGAGCCGTTAGTGCCTATATAAAGAGGGACTCGGCGGGCTTCCGTGTTTCCAACATCGACGAAATACATCTCCAATTAAGTTATGTCAGGAAGAGGCAAGTCCGGCGCCGGCAAGGCCAGAGCGAAGGCCAAGACCAGGTCCTCCCGTGCTGGGCTCCAGTTCCCCGTCGGCCGAGTCCACAGGCTCCTGAGGAAGGGCAACTACGCCCAGCGAGTCGGTGCCGGCGCCCCCGTGTACCTGGCGGCGGTGCTGGAGTACCTGACCGCTGAGATCCTGGAGCTGGCCGGGAACGCCGCCCGGGACAACAAGAAGACCCGGATCATCCCCCGCCACCTGCAGCTGGCGGTCCGCAACGACGAGGAGCTCAACAAGCTGCTGGGCGGGGTGACCATCGCTCAGGGCGGCGTGCTGCCCAACATCCAGGCCGTCCTGCTGCCCAAGAAGACCGAGAAGGCCGTGAAGAGCAAGTAGAGCTCCGCACTGCTCCTCAACAACCCAAAGGCTCTTTTAAGAGCCACCCACTTCATCTATAAGAGCCAATTCCTTATGAACCACAAATCCAGCACACTTATAATTCAATTTGTTTCATGTTACTGTGTAATGGTAACTCTATACGAAATATCAAATGTGCCATTACTAAATCTGCATCActttcatttattaaaattaGACTACTTTAattatccttttgggatgacttctgcaagaaaataattaacaggtaaaagacaaaaatattaaGACTACACCAACAGTCAATATGGATTAATCTCCACCAACTATAACATTAAAATGCAACTCAGACATAAACTTCTAGCATCTGTTTTTAGCAAGAATACCGTAAGGGAACCCTAACAATGCAATTATGTAATTTTACAAATTCATGTGCTATTACTGTATAGTACAGTTTGCTATATCTGAGTTATGTGCATTGCCCTTCAACAATACTTTTATACCACCAGTGTTTATGCCAAAAGACTGTATAGGGCAGAGTCTATTTTAGTCTTATTTAATGTCCAGtaacttgttttttattttactgaaaGAACAGTTCTTATTTGTCTGACACTTGTTTTTGCTGCTTATACACGTATctatctttgctgttgcaaaccacaatgtccccactgtgggacaaataaagctTTTCTTATCTTATTAACTACAACTGCAGGGTGTAGTGTCCTAGGTCAGATTAATGGGAAGGGAACATGAGGTGAATTTAAAATTAATCTATGAACTCAGATCAGATCAGACCaggtctctttctgtctctgcattgtatggaaccatccaagTTTTTATTcaacaatttggttgaaagaaacccaaatttctgatatagaaacattgtaaaatgggtcaaatgtgacccaaATGTGAAAAAGACACCAGGAGTGATAATAGCAGGTGATAGATTTGTGTAGAATAGTGTCTCAGAACTTAATTTTCATTGTTTACAGCacaataacattacatttaatgtaAAGAAGACGTGCAATAATCAGAAAACTGAATGTGTATCATGTAAACGGTAACTTACCACAGATGTAAGGTGCTTGAAAGTGGACCTGGAAACTCTTTGAGAGTGcttgaatttgtctttggaaaaGGTTTCAGAACCCTGAATATAAAACAAGATAAGAAGACAGAAACAAGATTAAAAAGATTGGAAAATATTGCACAACGAGGTAATAATAAGACAAGAGTGTTAAGCAGAAGTTGGGGGGTGTTTGACGACTCTAAGTGTCTTTTCCAAGAAATGTTGAAGCATCTGTACGAAGATATaaatttattttcaatcaatcatgttattttcgggcaattaaaaagaacattgatataggaaaacgggtcaatttgacccaaggacaacgtgagggttaaaaaaaacagcataaatGTTCATAAAAACTGGTGTGTGAGTAATAAAATGTGcatgttatactgtatgtgaggaaaaaacagcaaacaattTACAATCATGGGCGTAAAGTGCATGTAGTAAAGTGCAAAACATCACAAGTTCATAATATCCCAAGGAAGGAgctgtttttttatcttgagatcttcttcttcttctcggCTCAGTGAGAACTTCATTGCTGTTAATAACAGTTTGTTGTAGGATCATGCAGCATGTAGTTTTCCATGAGTTGAAGCATACTATACACATGATTATCTGCATCAGTCCCTTATATTTCTCCAAAACACCACTGCCCATGATGCATTGCAGTCTTATAGGAAATACTAACCTTTACTCCATACACTTTGAGTTTGTCCCAGACTACTGTTGCTCTATAACAATCTATCAGGAGATGCTGTTGTGCAATTATCATGGTTGTAATTAATCATTGGGCATGTTTTAGTTGTTACCTAGCAACTCCAAGACACAACAGCTCTGACCGGAAGTCTGTTCACAGACGTCAGCCACCTCATATGTTCTCTGGGAGtttcttat includes these proteins:
- the LOC116678900 gene encoding histone H2A, with amino-acid sequence MSGRGKSGAGKARAKAKTRSSRAGLQFPVGRVHRLLRKGNYAQRVGAGAPVYLAAVLEYLTAEILELAGNAARDNKKTRIIPRHLQLAVRNDEELNKLLGGVTIAQGGVLPNIQAVLLPKKTEKAVKSK